TTGGATTCATAGTTGTTGCATACAAAAAGAGCAACAGAAGTCAAGAGGCTTGTAAAAGAACGCACGAAGCAAGAGACGTGCTTCATTGAAGAGCTCATTAGATGTCATTTAATTAATACAGTATATATGATTAAGTTTAGAGGGTATATAAAGTATGGTGTGATATTGTTTCTCTGTTTAGGGCCATTATGCCTATTGTACCTCAATTTTATTGTTTCTTGATTTGTTGATATTGCTCGAATTTTTTTTTATGGGTTTTTTCTTTTCTTGCACATATTGAGATATAGTACTCTATTTGTTTCAACAAAATGATATATGTGTGAAGTTCAAGTCTTTTGATATGCTATTAAGTTATGTGACATCTTTTAGGCTGTAATTGTTGATAATAATCCAAAATGTTCTTTTGGGATATTTCTTTTCTTGCCAACACTGAAGTATATTACTGTACTTATTTCAACGAAAGGATATATGTATAAAGTTCAAGTCTTTTGATTTGTTATGGAAGTTACGTGACATCTTCTTTTGTGCTGTATTTATTGATATTACTCGAAATTGTGCTTTTGGGGTTTTTCTTTTCTTGCTAACATTGAAGTACAGATAGTACTCCATTTGTTTCAACAAAAGGATATATGTATGAAGTTCAAGTCTTTTGATTTGTTATGGAAGTTATATGACATTTTTCGTGCAGTATGAATGATTTAGGTTATATTGAGCATGCTGTAAATAATATATTTTCTGTTAGCGCACTGCGCTTTTTGTACTCTATTCGATTTTTTTGTTCGAATGAATTAAAAATACTCGAAATTGCGCTTATGGTTGTTTTTTTACTTTTATGAATATAGTACTCTAATTGTTCAAACAAAGAAAAAATATTCGAATTTTGACAAAAAAGTCAAGAGGCTTCTAAAAGAACGCTCGATGCAAGACACATGCTTCATCGAAGAGAAGCTCATTAGATGGCATTTAATTAATATATGATATAATTTACCCAATCCAGAGTAAATAACACTGTGACGAACAAGTTCAAGTACTGTGTAGGGCGCTAATATTTGTATAATAAGAAAGTTTATATTCTATTGACATGTATTTGTCTTCATTCGTTAAATATTTTCGTTTTTTTAAATATTCATGAAACCTGTTTCGGAGTTGGTACTCTCTGTTTTTTATTGATTAAAATAAGTCTGAATTTGTCAAATTCTTATAGCACCTAGTCGTTCCAACTTATTAACGTTTAACGCTTCAAGCAGAGCATCTTGATATTGGTTGGAAATTGGACCTTTTCTGCTTAAAGTGCATAAAATTATTTGgtaaaaatattataattgtaTTGTTTAATATTACTACCACCAAATACATAAATGCTTTTGCTAAAAATCTATAGATTACATTAATTTCAAAGATTTTTGGGTTTAACTGACTTTCGGCTATGAATATAGATGGAGTGAGATGCTATAGATATATCAACACCCCTGACAATGAAAGAATATAGTTTGCCCCAAAAGATAGAGTTACAAGCATACCTGCGCTTTTCGTTCATGGGAATATGACTTTTGGGGGGAACAGAGGAAACTTATTATCTATATAGTGTGTAGTGATGGCGTTGCACATGTTTACATAGTAAATGTCGTTTTGTACTGCATACCAATAAAATAGAAGTCCTTTTCGGTGAAAAATGTCTTCTCTTTCTGCTAAAGGAGACCcttttttgaattaataatatatatCGGGCCTTTTCCAGTTGTTGATGTTATTTAGTTGTACAATATTGGGACTCGGCACAACTTAACGATACATCCAATACCAATGATCTGTTCCTAGAATGCCTTGCTAGATCTCTGCTCTAGAGCTAGGCATCAGGTAACATGAGATAGCAGAGAGCGGCTTCTCTATAAAGGCGGCCACGTGTGATGGGGTGGAGGAGGTGGAGCCCTTATGAGGTTTCTTTGTTATTACACTTTGAACATGAGACTCTTTTTGCGGCTTGAGTTAAATTCATTTATGCTGCAGATAATGGCTTCAAGCTTGAATGGGCTGACGGTTGGAGACTCCCTACCAGACACACTTATGGATTCTCCTGCAAGGTCTGAGAACATGCTCTACCTTAGATTattaatttttgtatttttgattTGATTCACATAAAGTTTCTAATTATGTTTATATTTTATCATACATAAGGTCTATGTTAATAATGTATATGCCTTGTCCACTGCACCAGAATGCTCATAATATCATACTTCCCGATCGGTGTGTAACCGCAATTCCACACCCATATCCTCGCTTTTAATGAAAGACAATATGATATTGATGGATCGCAACTATTCAAAAAACTCTAGACTTAATCAATAGATGAACTCTGAAAGTTTTAAAGGTTACATCTTATTTAACCTTAGAATACCCTAAAATTTGATAGGTAATTATCCTAACCAATTAATGTTTCTTATTACTAATCAGCTACCATtgtaaattatataatatatataaactCCTTTTGTCACTTTACTAGTGTGACCTATAATATTCTTTATAATCTACATATCTAAATAAAACTTAGTAACAAACGACATTTACTTTATTCTTAAGTAATGACATGTAAACAAATTTATCTTATAATATCTTGCTCGGCATGACTGCATCATATGGCTGTTTCGAGGACAAAAAAAACATACTATAAGCGGGGTTTGCAAGACAAGTCTAAATGCATCTTTAGACGTTAGTCTACTTATGAATCAATTACTTAACAAATGCAAGGGCGAAGGTCAAGTTTTTAGACTTACATTTGCAGCTAGCATCTATGTCAAAAGGAAAGTATGATTTCTTCTAGTCTTTTTACTAACTTGTTAGATGGTAGCAAATGGGTTTTGCAGTTAGCATCTTCTAGTCTACTCTTTGACATGTGCCTTGTTAATAATCCATTTGTGAACTGCCTGGTAACATTTCTGGGTGATTTGGAAATCTAAATCCTATAATCATATTTTCTGAATGGTTGATAATTTTAAACTAGTTAGAATTTTAAATTGTTAATATAAATGTGAAACATTTATTTGGAAAATCTGAATCATATGTTTTGAATAGTTAGAAAGGCTTGGCTGTTTAAGAAAtgatgtataatttttttttatatgtttttaattattattacttatatAATACAATTTATGTTACTCGGACTCGGCTAGAAGTGTCTGGACACATGTCCAAGTATCGGACTCGacaacatttttaaaaatatgcATGTTTTTGGCTTAAAATAAGTGTCCGAGTCCGAGTGTCCATGTCCACGTGTCGAGTGTCCGACACGGGTACTCAAATGTAAAATgaagagtccgagtaacataATGCACAAATTATTTGTTTAGTCTGTccaatattatattattaaaatatagatGCAAGACTGTCTTCTATATAATTTGCAAAAATACAGATTGCAATTTGAGAAAGACCTTTTGTTCTTAATGTTTTAAAACAAAGATTATATAACTATGGGACAATAATGATAATATTAAACAACATAAATTTTACTAGTAacaaaaaaacataaaataattaTGGTTATATTAACTGGTGTGATGTAATTCGGTAAATTCGACAATTTTTTAATGTAGATGTAATTATATGATTATTAATTTAAAACAAttagaaagaagaagaagatagAAATATTTATTAGTGTAAATAAAAACAAGACTTATATAGACGGTAATCAATGTTTATCAATCTTTTAGCCAACTTTTGTGTTTGAGTTGTTCAGTCGATTCAGACTTTTTTAAGAGAATAGAGATCAAACAAACAATCTTAATCATCTTATTCCCTTTCGTTCGGTTCCCGCGGACTCGTAGCTTGTTATCATATGGCCTGTAAATTTCTTTTGATTAGTTGAGTTGTCATTAATCCTGAATGTAACGACACAGTTGTGATTTTGTAGTGAGTTGGAAGCTGGGCAGTGCATAATTGCTTATTAGTGTAAAGTGGAAGAAGGTGGTTGGTTTGTGCATGTTTTCTGTTTATTTGCTTCGGAGTTGTACCAATAACAGCCGCTGATAACTACTCAATGTAGAGTTGTCTCCCACGAAATTACCATCTTAGAATCTTTGAAAGGCCGAAAAGAAAAATCTTGTCATTAGTTGTTATCTGAATAAACAAAGAAACTTCGCGAGAATTATGCTTTAATTGGTAATATTGAGAGGAAGATTTCAGTTTTTTTTCAAATTCGTTGGTCTTGGTTCCATATATGTATCGAATTTTAGTTTTTCTGTTGCTATTTAAGGATAATGCTGTAGCTACATAGATTAACAAGCTGTGACACTGTTAGAATTTTTCTTTTTCCCTTATGTTAATTGTGGCTGGATCGTTGCTTATATCCACTCATATTAATCGATTTAATAACTTTTATGGTTTCAGAGATGAGATGCCTTATTCACCAATGTCAGAAGACTCAGATGACTGCCGATATTATGAGAGTCCAGTTAACACATGTTCATCCCAGCCAGAGAGTGTACCCACCAGTCCAGTTTCTCCTTACAGGCACCAAAGATTTCCAGGTGGATTTTCCTCGGGTCCACCTACTACTTCCTACCCTTTGCACAATTGTAATCTCCCTGTAACATGCCCCCAACCTCGTCAACGGGGCTCAGACTCTGAGGGCAGATTCCCCTCGTCGCCAAGTGACATATGCCACTCGGCTGACCTAAGGAGAGCTGCACTTATGAGGTCTGTGCAAATAAGGACACAATCTCCAGGTCCGTCTCTTTCAGAAATGTCATTCAGTCCAGGTCAAGAAGCTGGGCATAATATAGAATCCCAGGAGCGGCCATGTTCCTATATTAAGTCACTAGTTGATGAGAGGGAAGATCATATAGTAGAAGGATGCCCTACATCAGCTATATCAGAGGTTGAAACTCGGGAAAAGCCTTGCAGGGTCCTGAATATGAATTTGAAGGGGGAGAAAGCTGCAGATTGATAGCTTCAATAATATATGTTCGCTGGTCTATTCTCACCTTTAAAGATCATCTACCCTGAAAGTAAAGTTCCTTGAAAAGGTTTCCTGACATGTAGCTGTTCCAGTATGTGTAGCTGTTCCGGTATGTGTATGGTATCGTGTGTCTATCGAATACAGAAAATGTAAGATGAAGGCATTAATTTGAAAAACAATGTAGAAGAATTTTCTAGCTAACTTTTATCTATGATGCAAAGATTATAAATAGATTATAAAATACAGCAATGCATGTATTTTGGTAAATTTTGTTATTACTTGTGCAGCTGATACTTCTGGTGATGTTCTAACATGAATAAGATAGAAAAGCTAAGCAACTGAGCTATGTATTGGAATTATgataatataataattatcttATAAGCGTGGCTCAAACTTTAAACTCGTAAATTAGAACTTAAGCTAGGCTTTGGCTTGAGTTCCGTGTGTCAAGCTCACCAAGCATTGTGCTTGTGAAGAGGTTCAACTGGTGAAGATATTCCTTAGACTAAA
This sequence is a window from Apium graveolens cultivar Ventura chromosome 9, ASM990537v1, whole genome shotgun sequence. Protein-coding genes within it:
- the LOC141684475 gene encoding uncharacterized protein LOC141684475 isoform X1, producing MGLEPNSSSSAASPSSCSLPSSTSAVTQTTGACSSGKRSRDPEDEVYVDNLNSHKRYLSEIMASSLNGLTVGDSLPDTLMDSPARDEMPYSPMSEDSDDCRYYESPVNTCSSQPESVPTSPVSPYRHQRFPGGFSSGPPTTSYPLHNCNLPVTCPQPRQRGSDSEGRFPSSPSDICHSADLRRAALMRSVQIRTQSPGPSLSEMSFSPGQEAGHNIESQERPCSYIKSLVDEREDHIVEGCPTSAISEVETREKPCRVLNMNLKGEKAAD
- the LOC141684475 gene encoding uncharacterized protein LOC141684475 isoform X2, whose product is MGWRRWSPYEIMASSLNGLTVGDSLPDTLMDSPARDEMPYSPMSEDSDDCRYYESPVNTCSSQPESVPTSPVSPYRHQRFPGGFSSGPPTTSYPLHNCNLPVTCPQPRQRGSDSEGRFPSSPSDICHSADLRRAALMRSVQIRTQSPGPSLSEMSFSPGQEAGHNIESQERPCSYIKSLVDEREDHIVEGCPTSAISEVETREKPCRVLNMNLKGEKAAD